A single region of the Candidatus Glassbacteria bacterium genome encodes:
- a CDS encoding HPr family phosphocarrier protein, translating into MPQLRTEVTILNKLGLHARPAALLVQTTSKFKSDIYLKKNDMEVNAKSILGVMMLAAEQGTALMVSVAGEDAQEASRAVVELFKNKFDEDGEEQE; encoded by the coding sequence ATGCCACAGCTCCGGACAGAGGTGACGATCCTGAACAAGCTCGGCCTTCACGCCAGGCCGGCCGCACTGCTGGTTCAAACCACCAGTAAGTTCAAGAGTGACATATACCTCAAGAAAAATGACATGGAAGTCAACGCCAAGAGTATCCTCGGAGTCATGATGCTGGCGGCCGAGCAGGGAACTGCCCTGATGGTCTCGGTCGCGGGTGAGGATGCCCAGGAAGCGTCGCGGGCTGTGGTCGAACTGTTCAAGAACAAGTTCGATGAAGACGGCGAGGAGCAGGAATAA